One Bacillota bacterium genomic region harbors:
- a CDS encoding chemotaxis protein CheA, giving the protein MLFDDQERRELIKEFLTEGRELLDEVEPQIITMEQSAVASGEVNIEILNAIFRLFHTLKGAAGFLDFPTVVAVTHEAETLLDMFRKGKADVEPGHVDLLCRTSDLIRIILDSVEQQFHDRGFETDAGAIIDDLKKTMTIILSGKAAPPVIERGDAGPTGGVEEETTDDADEINLEITPELVRRFAEEAISLCEEAETALLALERTPDDQEQAGNAFRALHSLKGNAGFLGYGDLEEISHQAETVLDVIRNNQKDCDSITISFLLIAADALREGVRQINSGLPVDIPGKEELIKHLTGLSGETDGPQTSEPAGKESDKAGPSETGKSAGSEPAMNDNPEKACKNKGNGGAVKTEDTRGNGDARERQPSFGQQQVIRVDIEKLDKLLDLVGELVIAEAMVGNAQDLNGMQFERFEKSVLRLDKITREIQEVAMAMRMIPLSGTFRKMMRLVRDLAHKADKKVDLHIVGEETEVDKTIIEQISDPLVHIIRNAVDHGIESPGDRRAAGKPETGRITIEAKHSVGEVWIVVEDDGRGLNREKILRKGVEKGLIKNEDRDLKDEEVWRLIFEPGFSTAEIVSNVSGRGVGMDVVKRNIEKLRGRVDVRSRLGAGTMFVIRIPLTLAIIEGMVVRVGRNRYTIPIGSIKESFQPKEGQITRTPDSLEVVSIRGELLPVIRLHELYAVEPNYRMLTDGILIMVENEQQKYCLFVDELIGQQQVVIKGLASYLGHVKSISGCAILGDGDISMILDIADLINSVEGVASQVH; this is encoded by the coding sequence ATGTTGTTTGATGATCAGGAAAGACGCGAACTAATCAAGGAATTCCTGACCGAAGGACGAGAGCTTTTAGACGAGGTGGAGCCGCAAATCATAACCATGGAGCAAAGCGCGGTTGCTTCGGGGGAAGTAAATATTGAAATTCTGAACGCCATTTTTAGGCTCTTCCACACCCTGAAGGGCGCCGCCGGTTTTCTGGATTTCCCAACGGTGGTCGCCGTGACCCATGAGGCGGAAACCCTTCTTGATATGTTCCGCAAAGGTAAGGCGGATGTAGAGCCGGGACACGTTGATCTCCTGTGCAGAACCAGTGATTTAATCAGGATTATCCTGGACTCTGTGGAACAACAGTTTCATGATCGGGGTTTTGAGACCGATGCGGGGGCCATTATTGATGATCTAAAAAAGACAATGACGATCATTCTGAGCGGGAAGGCGGCACCTCCCGTGATAGAACGGGGAGATGCCGGGCCGACGGGCGGCGTGGAGGAAGAGACAACCGACGATGCGGATGAGATAAACCTGGAGATCACGCCGGAGTTGGTCCGGCGGTTCGCGGAAGAAGCCATCAGTCTCTGCGAGGAAGCGGAAACGGCGCTACTGGCACTGGAAAGAACGCCTGACGATCAGGAGCAGGCCGGAAATGCCTTCCGTGCGCTGCATAGTCTAAAAGGAAACGCCGGCTTTTTGGGCTACGGAGATCTCGAAGAAATCAGTCACCAGGCTGAGACCGTTCTCGACGTGATAAGGAACAATCAGAAGGATTGCGACTCGATCACCATATCCTTTCTGCTTATCGCGGCGGACGCCTTACGGGAGGGTGTTCGGCAGATTAACAGCGGCTTGCCTGTCGACATTCCGGGGAAAGAGGAACTGATCAAACACCTGACGGGTCTGAGCGGCGAAACCGATGGACCGCAAACCTCAGAACCGGCCGGGAAAGAGTCGGATAAAGCCGGGCCTTCGGAGACGGGCAAGTCCGCCGGCAGCGAACCGGCTATGAACGACAATCCGGAAAAGGCATGTAAAAACAAAGGAAATGGCGGCGCAGTAAAGACTGAAGATACCAGGGGGAACGGCGATGCCAGGGAAAGGCAGCCTTCTTTCGGCCAGCAGCAAGTAATAAGGGTGGATATCGAAAAACTGGACAAACTCCTCGACCTGGTAGGAGAACTGGTCATTGCGGAGGCGATGGTGGGTAATGCGCAGGATTTGAACGGAATGCAGTTTGAACGTTTTGAAAAGAGCGTCCTCCGCCTGGACAAGATAACCAGGGAGATCCAGGAAGTGGCCATGGCGATGCGCATGATCCCTCTGTCCGGTACATTCCGGAAGATGATGCGCCTGGTTCGAGACCTGGCGCATAAAGCCGATAAAAAAGTAGACTTGCACATTGTCGGGGAAGAAACCGAGGTCGACAAGACAATCATCGAACAGATCTCCGATCCGCTGGTGCACATTATCCGCAACGCGGTGGATCACGGCATCGAGAGCCCGGGGGACCGTCGTGCCGCGGGTAAACCGGAGACGGGTCGCATCACCATCGAAGCCAAGCATTCGGTCGGCGAGGTGTGGATTGTCGTCGAGGATGACGGTCGGGGACTAAACCGGGAGAAAATCTTGCGTAAGGGGGTTGAAAAGGGATTAATCAAAAACGAAGACCGGGACTTGAAGGACGAGGAAGTCTGGCGGCTGATTTTCGAGCCTGGTTTCTCCACCGCCGAGATAGTCTCCAACGTTTCCGGCAGAGGCGTGGGAATGGATGTCGTGAAGCGAAACATTGAAAAACTGAGGGGCAGGGTGGACGTCCGAAGCAGGCTTGGGGCCGGTACGATGTTCGTCATCCGGATCCCCCTGACCCTGGCGATCATCGAAGGCATGGTGGTGAGGGTAGGCCGCAACCGCTATACCATACCGATCGGTTCGATAAAAGAATCCTTTCAACCCAAGGAAGGGCAGATTACCCGCACCCCGGACAGTCTCGAGGTCGTTAGTATTCGCGGGGAACTTCTGCCGGTAATACGTCTTCATGAACTGTACGCGGTGGAACCGAACTACCGGATGCTGACCGACGGCATCCTGATTATGGTGGAAAACGAACAACAGAAGTATTGCCTGTTTGTGGACGAGTTGATAGGTCAGCAGCAGGTGGTGATCAAGGGACTTGCCAGCTACCTGGGACACGTGAAAAGCATTTCGGGATGCGCCATCCTGGGTGACGGAGACATCAGCATGATCCTGGATATAGCCGATTTAATCAATTCCGTGGAAGGTGTGGCGTCCCAGGTGCACTAA
- a CDS encoding chemotaxis protein CheX: protein MDVKMYMPFIEAFYQVLPQFGFSEVKRGNLRLSDRLTVTMQVTALIGLSKDVRGNVAYCMTEATAKNVASRMMGMPVETFDEMARSAIAELSNILTSSAAILYEKNSKIFMDISPPALITGDNVTLMGQIKALTIEFFTDAGLIETNVGLEDT from the coding sequence TTGGACGTAAAAATGTACATGCCCTTTATTGAAGCATTTTACCAGGTGCTGCCTCAATTCGGTTTTTCCGAAGTCAAGCGTGGGAATTTAAGGTTAAGCGACAGGTTGACCGTGACAATGCAGGTGACGGCCCTTATAGGATTGTCTAAGGATGTTCGAGGCAACGTGGCGTATTGCATGACCGAGGCTACCGCCAAGAATGTGGCTTCACGCATGATGGGCATGCCGGTGGAGACCTTTGATGAAATGGCACGCAGCGCAATAGCGGAATTGTCCAATATTCTTACTTCGAGTGCAGCCATATTATATGAAAAAAACAGTAAAATCTTTATGGATATATCTCCCCCCGCATTGATTACCGGTGATAATGTAACGTTGATGGGGCAGATAAAGGCCCTTACCATTGAGTTTTTCACTGATGCAGGGTTGATAGAAACCAACGTCGGGTTGGAGGATACGTGA
- a CDS encoding response regulator — MDKTRILVVDDSPFVHKLVAKALPADSYEVCGVAKNGKEALDMYAKLVPDVVTMDITMPVMNGLDASRELLATDAKVKIIMLTSRGDKDCVQKAKDIGVGVFLQKPFEPEELLRAIETICKGMRES; from the coding sequence ATGGATAAGACAAGAATATTGGTCGTTGATGATTCACCCTTCGTACATAAACTGGTGGCCAAAGCCCTGCCCGCCGATTCATACGAGGTATGCGGCGTCGCGAAGAACGGGAAAGAGGCTCTGGATATGTACGCTAAACTTGTTCCGGATGTGGTGACCATGGATATCACCATGCCCGTAATGAACGGGCTCGATGCCTCCCGGGAGCTTCTGGCGACAGACGCCAAGGTGAAGATAATAATGCTGACCTCGCGGGGCGACAAGGATTGTGTCCAGAAGGCAAAAGACATAGGAGTTGGTGTATTTCTGCAAAAGCCTTTTGAGCCGGAAGAATTACTCCGGGCGATCGAAACAATATGTAAAGGGATGAGAGAGTCTTGA
- a CDS encoding chemotaxis protein CheD: MTTIFIGIGELGATCLGSGVLRTYALSSCVAVIMLAPRKRAAGLLHVALPTSDIDRNLAMDKLGYFADTGVPALLRRMRECGCRKDDLVVKIAAGGAVSIESGLRSNIGGRNLEAVREELKKYGMGAAAQDVGGDIVRTVSVFVETGAVIISSHGKALGEL, encoded by the coding sequence ATGACAACAATTTTCATAGGCATAGGTGAACTGGGGGCTACGTGCCTTGGGAGCGGGGTGCTTAGAACATATGCCCTGAGTTCCTGCGTTGCGGTGATAATGCTGGCGCCCCGAAAGCGGGCCGCGGGCCTTCTGCACGTGGCGTTACCGACATCGGATATCGACCGTAATCTGGCTATGGACAAACTCGGGTATTTTGCGGACACAGGAGTGCCGGCACTGTTACGGCGCATGAGGGAATGCGGCTGCCGGAAGGATGATCTTGTCGTTAAAATCGCCGCCGGCGGCGCCGTATCGATAGAATCCGGCCTTAGATCGAATATAGGCGGCCGCAACCTAGAGGCGGTCAGGGAAGAGCTGAAAAAATACGGGATGGGCGCCGCCGCACAGGATGTCGGCGGAGATATTGTCCGGACGGTAAGCGTCTTTGTGGAAACGGGAGCGGTTATCATTTCATCGCATGGAAAGGCCCTTGGGGAATTATGA
- a CDS encoding chemotaxis protein CheX, with translation MKKQDGYLNQFVSSFGKNINTMAGLNCEYDKPRRQSSTFRSNGLTVIIGITGARPGIIIVDTGRELARRLCELINGEEYSTDDEFVLYTIAEFANVFSGHAVSLLNDSNGLQLDLTPPSILFGDKVVITSPKIKPEVIEIKTPLGEISITVGFERSL, from the coding sequence TTGAAAAAACAGGACGGCTACCTGAATCAGTTTGTTTCATCCTTCGGAAAAAATATTAATACGATGGCCGGGTTGAACTGTGAGTACGACAAGCCGCGGAGGCAATCAAGCACCTTCAGGTCAAACGGCCTTACCGTGATTATCGGTATTACCGGGGCGAGGCCGGGAATTATTATCGTTGACACCGGCAGGGAGCTTGCCCGCAGGCTCTGTGAGTTGATCAACGGGGAAGAGTATTCAACCGACGATGAATTCGTCTTATACACCATCGCCGAGTTCGCCAACGTTTTTTCCGGACATGCCGTTTCGCTTTTAAACGACTCGAACGGTTTGCAGCTTGATCTCACACCCCCGAGCATTTTATTTGGAGACAAAGTGGTAATCACGAGTCCCAAGATAAAACCCGAAGTCATCGAAATCAAAACGCCGCTTGGGGAAATATCTATCACGGTGGGATTTGAGAGGAGTCTTTGA